A section of the Algiphilus sp. genome encodes:
- a CDS encoding aconitate hydratase: protein MAQDAANVARKLLRDHLVSGEMTPGSEIGIRIDHTLTQDATGTMVMLELEAMGVDRVQTELSAQYVDHNLIQEDYRNPDDHVFLQSACQRFGVWYSRPGNGISHAVHQERFGAPGRTMLGSDSHTPAAGSLGMLAIGSGGLEVALAMAGEPFHMKMPEIWGVELTGTLPDWVSAKDVVLEMLRRHGVKGGVGRVIEYHGPGLESLSAMDRHVIANMGAELGATTTVFPSDATTRRYLHAQGREDAWHELTADTGCEYELHDHIDLSELVPLIAKPSSPGNVVPVSEVAGEPLYQAYIGSSANPGYRDFAVPAKMVEGRAVDAKVSFDVNPSSRAMLETLTRDGWLGPLLHSGARLHQAGCNGCIGMGQAPATGRNSLRTTPRNFPGRSGTPEDAVFLCSPETATASALRGEITDPRTLDFACPSAGEPEDPVVNDTMLQAPLPLEIARQVELVKGPNIASLPDCEGLPDALELPVLLRVGDNVSTDEIMRAGAEVLPYRSNIPEISNFVYDRIDPDYPRRARETGNHAIVGGENYGQGSSREHAALAPRYLGLRVVVAKHFARIHWQNLVNFGVLPLTFANPDDADAVGQGSTIVLEDLHRALAAGPEVTATVDGKPVQLMHGLSERQLALLQAGGLINWLRNRT from the coding sequence ATGGCACAGGACGCGGCCAACGTCGCCCGCAAGCTGCTCCGCGATCACCTCGTCTCCGGCGAGATGACGCCCGGATCCGAGATCGGCATCCGCATCGACCACACCCTCACCCAGGACGCCACCGGCACCATGGTCATGCTGGAGCTGGAGGCGATGGGGGTGGATCGCGTGCAGACCGAGCTGTCGGCGCAGTACGTGGATCACAACCTGATCCAGGAGGATTACAGGAACCCCGACGATCACGTCTTCCTGCAGAGCGCCTGCCAGCGCTTCGGCGTCTGGTATTCGCGGCCGGGCAACGGCATCTCCCACGCGGTGCATCAGGAGCGCTTCGGGGCGCCCGGCCGCACCATGCTCGGCTCGGACAGTCACACGCCGGCAGCCGGGTCGCTGGGCATGCTGGCGATCGGCTCCGGCGGTCTGGAGGTGGCACTGGCCATGGCCGGCGAGCCCTTCCACATGAAGATGCCGGAGATCTGGGGTGTCGAGCTCACGGGCACGCTGCCTGACTGGGTCTCGGCCAAGGACGTGGTGCTGGAGATGCTGCGGCGGCACGGCGTCAAGGGCGGCGTCGGCCGCGTCATCGAGTACCACGGGCCGGGTCTCGAAAGTCTCTCGGCCATGGACCGGCATGTCATCGCCAACATGGGGGCGGAGCTCGGCGCCACCACCACGGTCTTTCCGTCCGACGCCACCACGCGACGCTACCTGCATGCGCAGGGGCGCGAGGACGCCTGGCACGAGCTGACCGCCGACACCGGCTGTGAATACGAACTGCATGATCACATCGATCTTTCCGAGCTGGTGCCGTTGATCGCGAAGCCCTCGTCACCCGGCAATGTGGTGCCGGTATCGGAGGTCGCCGGCGAGCCGCTCTACCAGGCCTACATCGGCTCGTCGGCCAACCCCGGTTATCGCGATTTCGCGGTCCCGGCGAAGATGGTCGAGGGGCGTGCCGTGGACGCGAAGGTCTCCTTCGACGTCAACCCCAGCTCGCGCGCGATGCTCGAGACCCTGACCCGCGACGGATGGCTCGGCCCGCTGCTGCACAGTGGCGCGCGCCTGCACCAGGCCGGCTGCAACGGTTGCATCGGCATGGGCCAGGCGCCGGCCACCGGGCGCAACTCGCTGCGCACCACGCCGCGCAACTTCCCGGGCCGCTCCGGAACGCCCGAGGACGCGGTCTTCCTGTGCAGCCCGGAAACCGCCACCGCCAGCGCGCTACGCGGCGAGATCACCGACCCGCGCACACTCGACTTCGCGTGTCCGAGCGCCGGCGAACCGGAGGATCCGGTGGTCAACGACACCATGCTGCAGGCGCCGTTGCCGCTGGAGATCGCGCGTCAGGTCGAGCTGGTGAAGGGCCCCAATATCGCCTCGCTGCCCGACTGCGAAGGCCTGCCGGACGCCCTGGAGCTGCCGGTGCTGCTCAGGGTGGGTGACAACGTTTCCACCGACGAGATCATGCGCGCCGGTGCCGAGGTGCTGCCGTACCGTTCGAACATCCCCGAGATCAGCAATTTCGTTTACGACCGAATCGATCCCGACTATCCCCGGCGTGCGCGCGAGACGGGCAACCACGCCATCGTCGGCGGCGAGAACTACGGCCAGGGCAGTTCACGCGAGCACGCAGCACTGGCGCCGCGCTATCTCGGCCTGCGCGTGGTAGTCGCGAAGCACTTCGCCCGCATCCACTGGCAGAACCTCGTCAATTTCGGCGTGCTGCCACTGACCTTCGCGAATCCCGACGATGCCGACGCCGTCGGGCAGGGGAGCACCATCGTGCTCGAGGACCTGCACCGGGCCCTGGCGGCCGGCCCCGAGGTCACCGCGACCGTGGACGGCAAGCCGGTTCAACTGATGCACGGCCTCTCCGAGCGCCAGCTCGCCCTGCTGCAGGCCGGCGGCCTGATCAACTGGCTCCGCAACCGCACCTGA